GTTTGGGGGTGCTTTTTTTGTTTTGGGCGGTGGTGTGGCTTTTCTTTTGGCGGCGGCTTAGCATCAATCCTCAAGTTTCTTTGCTTGTGTTGAGCATGTTGGTTTTCTATCTAGTGTTTGCTATGGGGTTTGATCCCTTTTCCTTTTTTACTGAGGGAAGTTTTTTTATGGGCATTGTGGCTCTGGGTGTCATAGCTACGCAATCTACCAAGCCACAACGCGCCTAATTAGTGATTTTCTCCCCTTAAAGACTGTTCTAAATCTCTTAAAAAGCGGATTTCAAAAATCTTCTCTTTTGTATCTAGCAAAGTGATTCTACCCCCATGCGCTTCTACAACTTGCAAAGAGAGAGCCAGCCCTAAGCCATTGCCCTTTAGTTTAGTGGTTTCAAAGGGTTCAAAAAGAAGTTCTTTATCCATCACTTCTTTACCATCATCTTGGATATGGCATACAATCCACTCCCCCTCTTCAAAAATCCGCACCTCAATCACCCCCTCATCTTGAGCCCCCTCTTCAATGGCATCAATGGCGTTATAAAGGAAATTTTGCAAGGCGATACTCAGTAAGCTCAGGTCGTAGTGCGCGCTGATGGGGGCGATCTGCGTTTTTAGGGCGATCTCTTTAGTGTAGGTGTATTGATTGAGCGCTTCTGTGATCTCATCTTCGAGCAAGCTTAGACTTTGAAGCACTTTGTTCGCGTGCACGCCTTTAGAAAAGAGCAAAGTGGCCTTGATGATACGCTCCACACGCCAAAGAGATTTCTGCAATTCAAAGACAATGGGCTGTATTTTTGGGTCTACTTTTTTGAGCAAGATTGAAGTGAGCAGAGAAATAGAGCCTACAGGGTTGCGGATTTCATGGGCCAAATGCGCAGAAATCTTGCCCATAGAAACCAATCTCTCTTGGCGTTTTTGCTTGGTAATATCTGTGGCGGTGATGATCTCCTTGCCCTGTATCTTATTATGCTGAAAAAGGTAGTTTTTACCCTCGTGTTCGATTTCTGTATTGAAATCCAACGCCCGCGCTTTTTCAAAGATATCCTGATTTTCTAAAGCCTTACTATTCTTATAAAAAAAACTCTTATTTTCATTGAGCACCCAAATGGCTTGGGGCAGAATCTCAATCACCCACTCATAAAGAGCTTTATAATCTTTAAACTCTTTTTCAACGCGATAACTCTGCAAAATAAACTCATTGAGCAAAGCCAAGAGCTCTTGACGATCCCCGATCTTGTGTAAAATCCCCTCTTCTTCATGGTTGTCAGACGCCACTCTCAACCTTTCTTCTGTTCTTCTTGTGCCTTGAGAAAATTAAAAAGAAGCTCGCTATAACCAAAGTGCCCGCTGAGTTGGTTAGACAAAGAATCTTTATACATCGATTCGTAAATCTCACTCCCAGCCTGTTTAGGGTAGAGAGGGTTGTCTAATTTTAAAGCGGTATCGAGCATAAATTTGAGCAACAAAGACTCAAAGGCATCGGTTTGCTCCTTAAGCTTGCTATCATCACCTTTTAACTTTTTAGCATCGAGTTTATTAGCTAGGTAGCTGTTGTAAATATCTAGGTTATTTTTAATCATATGACCTCCATTTCTGCACTGATGGCCCCCCCTTTTTTCATTGCCTCTAAGATGGAGACAATCCCCTTAGGACTCACCCCGATTTTTTGCAAGGCTTTGACCACGCTTGCAATGGTCGCTTTCGGTGTGCTTAGAATGTTTTCTTTGGTATCAAACATGGTTTTAGGCCCTAGTTTCTGAATATCCTTTTTAGCCTTGCCCTTTTTGGGTTCTAAAAGCTCATTGGTGATCTTAATCGTAACATCCCCACTGGTTACCACCACCGGATGCACCACAATGTCCACCCCAGCAACCACAGTGCCAGATTTTTCATCAATGATAATCTTATTTTGATGGCTGTAATTGATATTCACCTCTTGAATCAAGGCTAAAAACTCCACCATCGTAAGGTTTGTGGGTTTCTTAAGCTTGATAGTTTTGGGATCGATAGCTAGGGCGACTTTTTCCTTAAAGACCTTATTGAGCGTTTCTTGGATTTTAATCGCATTTTTAAAATTGGGTTTTTTAAGGCTCAAAGTCATGCCATTTTTGTTATAAAGATCGTAGGAAACTTCCCGTTCAATGGTCGCTCCGTTGATGACAGTGCCTGAGAGTTGGTTAGCAGAGTTGCCCAAACTTACACTGCCTTGAGCAATAGCATAAATGTTTCCATCAATGGCTGTCAGGGGTGTCATCACCAAGACCCCATGATTGATAGATTTAGCATCCCCTATAGAAGAGATTTGGATGTCAATTTTATCTCCCTGCCGTGCAAAAGAGGGCAAGGAAGCGGTGATCATCACCGCAGCCACATTCTTAGAAGCGATGTCATTAGGCGAAACCTTAACATTCACGCTCTCTAGCATATTGGCGATAGATTGCATCGTAAATTTAGAGCCGGATTTATCCCCCGTGCCATTCAAGCCAATCACAAGCCCATAGCCCACCAGCTGGTTATCGCGCACACCCACAATATTAGCAATATCTTCAATCTTTTCTGCTCGCAGACTCCCTAGACAGAACACAAACACCAAGAAGTATTTTAAACATTCCATGCCAAACATTCTAACTAAACTTACTTAATCTTTTTTCCACGCGATATAACCCCATAATCCTAAAGAAATCCCGGCCATCACTAGGCT
This portion of the Helicobacter felis ATCC 49179 genome encodes:
- a CDS encoding sensor histidine kinase, encoding MASDNHEEEGILHKIGDRQELLALLNEFILQSYRVEKEFKDYKALYEWVIEILPQAIWVLNENKSFFYKNSKALENQDIFEKARALDFNTEIEHEGKNYLFQHNKIQGKEIITATDITKQKRQERLVSMGKISAHLAHEIRNPVGSISLLTSILLKKVDPKIQPIVFELQKSLWRVERIIKATLLFSKGVHANKVLQSLSLLEDEITEALNQYTYTKEIALKTQIAPISAHYDLSLLSIALQNFLYNAIDAIEEGAQDEGVIEVRIFEEGEWIVCHIQDDGKEVMDKELLFEPFETTKLKGNGLGLALSLQVVEAHGGRITLLDTKEKIFEIRFLRDLEQSLRGENH
- a CDS encoding flagellar basal body P-ring protein FlgI, whose product is MECLKYFLVFVFCLGSLRAEKIEDIANIVGVRDNQLVGYGLVIGLNGTGDKSGSKFTMQSIANMLESVNVKVSPNDIASKNVAAVMITASLPSFARQGDKIDIQISSIGDAKSINHGVLVMTPLTAIDGNIYAIAQGSVSLGNSANQLSGTVINGATIEREVSYDLYNKNGMTLSLKKPNFKNAIKIQETLNKVFKEKVALAIDPKTIKLKKPTNLTMVEFLALIQEVNINYSHQNKIIIDEKSGTVVAGVDIVVHPVVVTSGDVTIKITNELLEPKKGKAKKDIQKLGPKTMFDTKENILSTPKATIASVVKALQKIGVSPKGIVSILEAMKKGGAISAEMEVI